One genomic region from Proteus vulgaris encodes:
- a CDS encoding PqiB family protein: MQQEENDVQDTQAQIRRKRKISTFWLLPVIAIFIASWLLFQHWQDKGVKITIDFQSASGIVSGRTPIRYQGVDVGLVKDVTLSDDLRRVIVTADIRKDLATALRKNTQFWLVTPKASLSGVSGLDALVGGNYISMLPGDGEKQFKFIAQEVRPQANIDKNQQLITLTADKLGSLNVDSQVYYRQVPVGKVYSYAIRPDNQGIFIELSIDKQYAHLIRQDSHFWNVSGFQGNFNLKSGVSVKMESVSALINGAIAFDSPENSPPAQENQQFVLQSATSVDAGKAIYGEDGLIISLTSEESWGVDAGQPILFRGITIGQIIQRNMSDDGVIFDAIIAPEYKHYIYENSKFVANSRINVNMGLNGIEVQGATPQEWLEGGIHLIQGTKGAPKEQYRLYRNDFFAKASINGNELPVTLTLKASSLPGIQKGSVVLYHQFQVGEITDVRPLMNDFDIDVYISKQYRHLLTEKSVFWTEGAAKVSVNGSGLTVEATPLNRALKGAISFDNFENINNNVSRYKLYPSETSARAIGAQITLKTYDASKLSEGMPIRYLGIDIGQVESLILSPDRKAVTVSAVLYPDYVKTFARSGSRFAVVTPELTASGLDNLDSLIQPYIKAEPGNGGVYRQFELQTSNITDSRYLDGLNLVLNATEAGSVQIGTPIYYRGLEVGAVTGLELGNMSDRVLIHIRISKKYQYLVRNNTEFWLSSGYNFSFGLTGGVIRSGTFKQFIRGGITFATPPSTPLQAKAKQEQNFILNDKEPKDWDEWGTAIPKP; the protein is encoded by the coding sequence ATGCAACAAGAAGAAAACGACGTTCAGGACACACAAGCCCAAATACGCCGCAAGCGTAAAATTTCGACATTTTGGCTACTCCCTGTTATCGCCATTTTTATTGCTAGTTGGTTGCTTTTCCAACATTGGCAGGATAAGGGCGTAAAAATCACGATTGATTTTCAATCCGCATCAGGAATTGTCTCTGGCAGAACACCTATTCGCTATCAAGGCGTTGATGTGGGTCTTGTTAAAGATGTCACTTTAAGCGATGACTTACGTCGAGTTATTGTTACGGCTGATATCCGCAAAGATCTCGCGACCGCATTGCGCAAAAACACACAATTTTGGCTAGTTACACCTAAAGCCAGCCTTTCTGGTGTATCAGGGCTAGATGCTTTAGTGGGTGGTAACTATATCAGCATGTTACCCGGTGACGGCGAAAAGCAGTTTAAATTTATTGCTCAAGAAGTTCGTCCTCAAGCTAATATCGATAAAAATCAGCAATTAATCACTTTGACGGCAGATAAACTGGGATCGCTCAATGTTGACTCTCAAGTTTATTATCGCCAAGTTCCTGTTGGTAAAGTGTATAGCTATGCGATTCGCCCTGATAATCAGGGTATTTTTATTGAACTTAGTATCGATAAACAGTATGCCCACTTAATACGTCAAGATAGCCATTTCTGGAACGTCTCTGGCTTTCAAGGTAATTTCAATTTAAAAAGTGGCGTATCTGTAAAAATGGAAAGCGTTTCTGCTTTAATCAATGGCGCAATTGCTTTTGATTCACCAGAAAATAGCCCTCCAGCACAAGAAAACCAGCAATTTGTTTTGCAATCAGCCACCTCTGTCGATGCGGGCAAAGCAATATATGGTGAAGATGGATTAATTATTTCTCTAACCAGTGAAGAAAGCTGGGGAGTCGATGCGGGGCAACCTATTCTTTTCAGAGGAATTACTATTGGGCAAATCATTCAGCGTAATATGAGTGATGATGGCGTTATCTTTGATGCAATTATTGCCCCTGAATATAAGCATTATATTTATGAAAATAGTAAATTTGTTGCCAATAGCCGAATCAACGTCAATATGGGTCTAAATGGTATTGAAGTTCAAGGTGCGACACCTCAAGAGTGGCTTGAAGGAGGTATTCACCTTATTCAAGGTACTAAAGGGGCACCTAAAGAACAGTATCGCCTTTACCGTAATGACTTTTTTGCGAAAGCCAGTATTAATGGTAATGAATTACCGGTGACACTGACTTTAAAAGCCTCAAGCCTTCCGGGTATCCAAAAAGGTTCAGTGGTTCTTTATCATCAATTTCAAGTCGGCGAAATTACTGATGTTCGGCCTTTAATGAATGATTTTGATATTGATGTTTATATTTCTAAACAATATCGTCATCTACTCACAGAAAAGAGTGTCTTCTGGACTGAAGGTGCCGCTAAAGTCTCCGTTAATGGCTCAGGATTAACTGTTGAAGCGACACCATTAAATCGCGCATTAAAAGGTGCAATCAGTTTTGATAACTTCGAAAATATCAATAATAATGTTTCACGTTACAAACTCTATCCATCAGAAACTAGTGCCCGAGCTATAGGCGCACAAATTACGCTAAAAACATACGATGCAAGTAAACTCTCTGAAGGAATGCCTATTCGCTATTTAGGAATTGATATTGGGCAAGTCGAATCATTAATCCTTTCGCCAGATAGAAAAGCGGTAACTGTATCAGCCGTTCTCTACCCTGATTATGTCAAAACCTTTGCAAGATCTGGCAGCCGCTTTGCAGTTGTTACTCCTGAATTAACAGCATCAGGATTAGATAACTTGGATTCACTGATTCAACCTTATATTAAAGCAGAGCCCGGCAATGGTGGCGTATATCGTCAATTTGAATTGCAAACATCCAACATTACAGACTCACGCTATCTCGATGGATTAAATCTTGTGTTAAATGCCACGGAGGCAGGTTCAGTACAAATTGGTACGCCAATTTACTATCGCGGTCTTGAGGTCGGTGCAGTGACAGGTCTTGAACTAGGAAACATGTCTGACAGAGTATTAATTCACATCCGTATTAGTAAAAAATACCAATACCTTGTTCGAAATAATACAGAGTTTTGGCTTTCATCAGGATATAACTTCTCGTTTGGTTTAACTGGCGGAGTTATTCGTAGTGGTACATTCAAGCAATTTATACGTGGTGGGATCACTTTTGCAACACCACCTTCCACACCATTACAAGCGAAAGCCAAACAGGAACAGAATTTCATTTTAAATGACAAGGAACCCAAAGATTGGGATGAATGGGGAACAGCAATACCTAAGCCTTAA
- the proQ gene encoding RNA chaperone ProQ yields the protein MENQPKLNSSKEIIAFLAERFPKCFIAEGEARPLKVGIFQDLVEDLKDETQLSKTQLRSALRLYTSSWRYLYGVKEGAKRVDLNGNDCGELEAEHIEHARTQLAEAKARVQAQRAEQRAKKREAEGDKETSKRPAAKKPNNTRRQPPKEGEKRQPRPQKATQAPRKAAPPRQNTEKLIPVKDTSVLTVGQSLKVNVGSSVMDATVLEIAKEGVRVQLPNGLAMNVRTEHLKF from the coding sequence ATGGAAAATCAACCTAAGTTGAATAGTAGTAAAGAAATCATCGCTTTTTTAGCTGAACGTTTCCCTAAGTGTTTTATCGCTGAGGGTGAAGCTCGCCCTTTGAAAGTTGGCATTTTTCAAGATCTTGTTGAAGATCTAAAAGATGAAACTCAACTGAGCAAAACACAGTTACGTTCGGCATTACGCTTGTATACCTCAAGTTGGCGCTACCTTTATGGAGTTAAAGAAGGGGCAAAACGTGTCGATTTGAATGGTAATGACTGCGGCGAACTGGAAGCTGAGCATATTGAACATGCTCGTACACAATTAGCAGAAGCTAAGGCGCGCGTTCAAGCTCAGAGAGCAGAACAACGTGCTAAGAAGCGCGAAGCTGAAGGTGATAAGGAGACCAGCAAACGTCCGGCAGCGAAAAAGCCAAATAATACGCGTCGTCAGCCACCTAAAGAGGGTGAAAAACGACAGCCTCGTCCTCAAAAAGCGACTCAAGCACCTCGTAAAGCAGCACCACCACGCCAAAATACCGAAAAGTTAATTCCAGTGAAAGACACCTCAGTTCTTACTGTTGGTCAATCGCTGAAAGTTAACGTTGGTAGCAGCGTGATGGATGCGACAGTGCTAGAGATAGCGAAAGAGGGTGTACGTGTACAATTGCCTAACGGTTTGGCAATGAATGTACGCACGGAACATTTAAAGTTCTGA
- the yebS gene encoding membrane integrity lipid transport subunit YebS, which yields MNNIATKEKKSIRCQECDHLVTLPLALKRGEDAYCPRCQAKLASYRYWSLTRLLILSITMLILASIAFTQPLIKIHLLGTMITANVLDGIRMMSEQGSPLTATMVAFCAIAAPLSLPIAILYLHLGSRLRLNLRPVLLMLGKLKEWVMLDVYLIGLGVATIKLGDYATVYIGNGLIAFISLMILSLLMLININMDQLWQRFYPQKEIEKSPATCHACHYHFKKTPSTHCPRCKSCYNPRQPMSLQKTWAALISAIILLIPANLLPISIFYLNGQRSEDTIFSGVLSLVNSGNTPIAIIVFIASVFVPFFKIIIMLGLLLSIHFNSRIDPLLRMKLYRFVSWIGRWSMLDLFVIGLMMSLINRDQLMTFTMGPAAFYFGTAVILTILAVEWLDSRLLWDTYATRRKRRSGHTSPNTPQA from the coding sequence GTGAACAATATCGCAACAAAGGAAAAGAAATCAATACGCTGTCAGGAGTGTGATCATCTCGTGACACTCCCTCTTGCATTAAAGCGTGGAGAGGATGCTTATTGCCCTCGTTGCCAAGCAAAACTTGCATCTTATCGATATTGGTCATTAACTCGCCTACTTATTCTCTCTATTACAATGCTTATTTTGGCATCAATAGCATTTACTCAGCCATTAATTAAAATTCATCTATTAGGCACAATGATAACGGCGAATGTGCTTGATGGTATTCGCATGATGTCAGAGCAAGGCTCTCCCCTTACCGCAACGATGGTAGCCTTTTGTGCTATTGCAGCACCGCTTAGCCTCCCCATCGCTATTTTATATCTCCATTTAGGATCTCGCTTGCGCCTTAATCTTCGCCCGGTCTTATTGATGTTAGGGAAATTAAAAGAATGGGTAATGCTAGATGTCTATTTGATTGGACTTGGTGTTGCAACAATAAAATTAGGCGATTATGCAACTGTCTATATTGGCAATGGTTTAATTGCTTTTATTTCTTTAATGATACTCAGCTTATTAATGCTAATTAACATTAATATGGACCAACTTTGGCAACGCTTTTACCCACAAAAAGAGATAGAAAAAAGTCCTGCAACTTGCCATGCTTGTCATTATCATTTTAAAAAAACACCATCAACACACTGTCCACGTTGTAAATCTTGCTATAACCCAAGACAACCAATGAGTTTACAAAAAACATGGGCGGCATTAATTTCAGCAATAATTTTACTAATACCTGCAAATTTATTGCCTATTTCTATCTTCTATTTAAATGGTCAACGCAGTGAAGACACTATTTTTTCAGGCGTACTTTCCTTAGTGAATTCAGGCAATACACCAATTGCGATTATCGTTTTTATTGCCAGTGTTTTTGTGCCTTTTTTCAAAATTATTATTATGTTGGGCTTATTATTAAGCATTCATTTTAATTCTCGTATTGACCCTCTACTACGAATGAAACTATACCGTTTTGTCTCTTGGATAGGACGATGGTCAATGCTTGATCTCTTTGTGATTGGGCTGATGATGTCATTGATTAATCGAGATCAACTGATGACTTTCACAATGGGCCCAGCGGCTTTTTATTTTGGTACTGCGGTTATTCTTACTATCCTTGCCGTTGAATGGTTGGATAGTCGTTTACTATGGGATACTTATGCAACAAGAAGAAAACGACGTTCAGGACACACAAGCCCAAATACGCCGCAAGCGTAA
- a CDS encoding GAF domain-containing protein: protein MPKSLFYQELTDNLSALLSGENDLIASLANTSALLYEKLDTINWVGFYLNDGDSLVLGPFQGKIACVRIGFGKGVCGTAYSENRILRVSDVHQFSGHIACDSASQSEIVLPLEVNGQIIGVLDIDSPIFDRFDKKDENGLKALCDVLCEHLKTCHTAKYCEFCVS, encoded by the coding sequence ATGCCAAAATCGCTTTTTTATCAGGAACTCACTGATAATTTGTCAGCCTTGTTGTCTGGTGAAAATGATCTTATCGCATCACTTGCTAATACCAGCGCTCTTCTTTACGAGAAGTTAGATACGATAAATTGGGTTGGGTTTTATCTTAATGATGGTGATTCATTAGTCCTTGGCCCATTTCAAGGCAAAATTGCTTGTGTCAGAATAGGTTTTGGGAAAGGAGTTTGCGGAACTGCATACTCTGAAAACAGAATTTTAAGAGTAAGTGACGTTCACCAATTTAGTGGTCATATTGCTTGTGACAGTGCAAGTCAGTCTGAAATTGTTCTACCTTTAGAAGTAAATGGACAAATTATCGGCGTTCTCGATATTGATAGTCCTATTTTTGATCGTTTTGATAAAAAAGATGAAAATGGGCTTAAAGCGTTGTGTGACGTGCTCTGCGAGCATTTAAAAACTTGTCATACAGCAAAATATTGTGAATTTTGTGTAAGTTAA
- the prc gene encoding carboxy terminal-processing peptidase has protein sequence MNKLLNVAFAIGLTLTGTSVVMAEKPATPAMVTIDQLPELKQEPQHSTVSERVTSRFERSHYRQFSLDASFSEKIFNRYLNLLDYSHNVLLASDIAQFDKEKTKVGEYLKKGELQPLYDLFNLAQKRRFERFQYALNRLDKPMDLTGQDKFELDRTKAPWPQTQAELDKLWDEKVKYDWLTLKLSEKTDSEVKETLTKRYKAALRRQTQSQSEDVFQIIMSAFAREIDPHTSYLSPRNTEAFDSEMSLSLEGIGAVLQMDDDYPMINSMVTGGPAAKSKELKVGDKIIAVGQQNKPMVDVVGWRLDDIVALIKGPKGSQVKLEVISDEKGAKPRTITLVREQIRLEDRAVKLTEKVINGDKVAILDIPSFYVGLTNDVKTQLQKVAKDNVSSLVIDLRGNGGGALTEAISLSGLFIPSGPVVQVRDNNGRVRQDFDKDDVVYYKGPLVVIVNRFSASASEIFAAAMQDYGRALIVGEQTFGKGTVQQYRPLTRVYDQMLSPDWPGLGSVQYTIQKFYRINGGSTQLKGVTPDLLLPSFDSAEMGESFEDNALPWDSISPASYQLSEYSDKLKAAFAPLTEQHTKRIANDREFSYIFADIQRYNDAKAKGEDKFVILNFAEREKENKELEAIKLNRINERFKLEGKPALKSLDDLPKDYEGPDPYLDETAKIAVDLSKVLKPKKLLN, from the coding sequence ATGAACAAACTTTTAAATGTGGCTTTTGCAATCGGATTAACGTTAACAGGCACTTCTGTTGTGATGGCTGAGAAACCAGCCACTCCAGCAATGGTAACCATTGATCAGTTACCCGAATTAAAGCAAGAGCCACAACATTCTACTGTGAGCGAGCGAGTAACCTCTCGTTTTGAACGCTCTCATTATCGTCAGTTCTCGCTAGATGCGAGCTTTTCTGAAAAGATTTTTAATCGCTATCTTAATTTATTAGATTATAGCCACAATGTGTTGCTAGCATCAGATATTGCCCAGTTTGATAAAGAAAAAACCAAAGTAGGTGAATATCTGAAGAAAGGTGAGCTTCAGCCCCTTTATGATCTCTTTAATTTAGCGCAAAAAAGACGTTTTGAACGTTTTCAATATGCTTTAAACCGCCTAGATAAACCCATGGATTTAACTGGCCAAGATAAGTTTGAGTTAGACAGAACAAAAGCGCCATGGCCTCAAACTCAAGCTGAGCTAGATAAACTTTGGGATGAAAAAGTAAAATATGATTGGTTAACGCTGAAGCTATCTGAAAAAACAGATAGTGAAGTTAAAGAGACACTAACTAAGCGCTATAAAGCTGCGTTACGTCGTCAAACACAAAGCCAAAGCGAAGACGTTTTCCAAATCATTATGTCGGCATTTGCCCGCGAAATTGACCCTCATACAAGTTATCTATCACCAAGAAATACAGAAGCCTTTGACTCTGAAATGAGTCTTTCTTTAGAAGGTATTGGCGCTGTATTACAGATGGATGATGATTACCCAATGATCAACTCTATGGTAACCGGTGGTCCGGCTGCAAAAAGCAAAGAGTTGAAAGTTGGCGATAAAATTATTGCAGTAGGGCAACAAAATAAGCCAATGGTTGATGTTGTCGGCTGGCGACTTGATGATATTGTTGCGTTGATTAAAGGGCCGAAAGGTAGCCAAGTAAAATTAGAGGTTATTTCTGATGAGAAAGGCGCTAAACCAAGAACAATCACTTTAGTCAGAGAGCAAATTCGTTTAGAAGACAGAGCTGTTAAGCTGACTGAAAAAGTCATTAATGGTGATAAAGTTGCAATTTTGGATATTCCAAGCTTCTATGTTGGCTTAACCAATGATGTGAAAACACAGTTACAAAAAGTGGCGAAAGATAATGTTTCATCTTTAGTTATTGATTTACGAGGTAACGGCGGTGGAGCATTAACAGAGGCGATTTCACTTTCAGGATTATTTATTCCAAGTGGTCCTGTTGTGCAAGTCAGAGATAACAATGGTCGTGTACGACAAGATTTCGATAAAGATGATGTCGTTTATTATAAAGGGCCACTAGTTGTTATCGTAAATCGTTTTAGTGCTTCTGCCTCTGAAATTTTTGCTGCTGCAATGCAAGACTACGGACGAGCATTAATTGTAGGTGAGCAAACGTTCGGTAAAGGAACGGTTCAACAATATCGCCCATTAACCCGTGTTTACGATCAAATGCTAAGCCCTGATTGGCCTGGTTTAGGTTCAGTGCAATACACCATTCAAAAATTCTATCGAATTAATGGTGGGAGTACTCAGCTTAAAGGGGTAACACCTGATTTATTGTTACCAAGCTTTGATAGTGCTGAAATGGGTGAAAGTTTTGAAGATAACGCATTGCCTTGGGATAGTATCTCTCCAGCAAGTTATCAGCTATCTGAGTATTCAGACAAACTGAAAGCGGCGTTCGCACCATTAACTGAACAGCATACTAAGCGCATTGCAAATGACCGAGAGTTTTCATACATCTTTGCTGATATTCAGCGTTATAACGATGCTAAAGCAAAAGGTGAAGATAAATTTGTTATCCTAAACTTTGCTGAAAGAGAGAAAGAAAACAAAGAGCTAGAAGCCATTAAATTAAACCGCATAAATGAGCGTTTTAAATTAGAGGGTAAGCCTGCGTTGAAATCACTCGATGATTTGCCTAAGGATTATGAAGGTCCAGATCCTTATTTAGATGAAACTGCTAAAATTGCAGTGGATCTCTCAAAAGTGCTTAAGCCTAAGAAATTATTAAATTAA